From a region of the Branchiostoma floridae strain S238N-H82 chromosome 13, Bfl_VNyyK, whole genome shotgun sequence genome:
- the LOC118428967 gene encoding 5-hydroxytryptamine receptor 1D-like translates to MDASTPAAISLNASQTTVMAWNDSVWDDLNSTGTFNTTFPGEGSVREAPSTTWLVLTGLALSLLILVAILGNAMVLMAFIKDRRLCTPANYLIVSMAVADLLVSVSVMPLNATYELMETWRLGRPACDLWISLDVTSCTASILSLCVIALDRYWAITDAVKYMHQRTTRRAVVMVALVWVASLCISVPPLFGWRTAQDVADPLVCRISQDYGYTIFSTFGAFYVPSAVILVVYWKIFRAAQRRIRVRVGAQVPPARRNKPRSSDNDDTAGESRPVTPVRHNRRQQKSQDRENISINVKVISVQPAVHSRLDSSTTTATTPEPQAGGSSSKSASSTATTSKGAAYEERFSKAPCVATVSEGIAVMERASDGFNSAQNLKKKIVFSKERRAAKTLGIITGVFIVCWLPFFLVALIEPFCASCTISPLGRSVITWLGYANSAMNPVLYGFVNKDFQKAFQKIFRRRNNY, encoded by the exons ATGGACGCCTCTACTCCAGCCGCAATCTCTCTCAACGCAAGCCAGACGACAGTGATGGCGTGGAACGACTCGGTTTGGGACGACCTGAATTCCACCGGCACGTTCAACACAACTTTTCCCGGCGAAGGCAGTGTTCGGGAGGCCCCGTCCACGACGTGGCTCGTCCTGACGGGGTTGGCGCTGTCCCTGCTCATCCTCGTGGCCATCCTGGGCAATGCCATGGTTCTGATGGCCTTCATCAAGGACCGCCGCCTCTGCACTCCTGCCAACTACCTCATAGTGTCCATGGCTGTAGCCGACTTGCTGGTTTCTGTATCG GTGATGCCGCTGAACGCCACCTATGAGCTGATGGAGACCTGGAGACTGGGACGGCCCGCCTGTGACTTGTGGATCTCCCTGGACGTCACCTCCTGCACAGCCTCCATCTTGTCTCTCTGTGTCATCGCTCTGGACCGCTACTGGGCCATCACAGACGCCGTCAAG tacATGCACCAGCGAACCACCCGTCGTGCTGTGGTGATGGTGGCTCTGGTGTGGGTGGCGTCGCTATGCATCTCGGTCCCCCCACTGTTCGGCTGGCGCACAGCACAGGATGTGGCCGACCCGCTTGTCTGCAGGATATCACAG GACTATGGCTACACCATCTTCTCGACGTTCGGCGCCTTCTACGTCCCCTCAGCAGTCATCCTGGTGGTGTACTGGAAGATCTTCCGAGCTGCCCAGCGGCGGATCCGGGTGCGCGTTGGTGCCCAGGTCCCGCCGGCCAGACGGAACAAGCCCCGATCTTCTGACAACGATGACACCGCAGGAGAATCACGTCCTGTCACACCTGTGCGACACAACCGACGTCAGCAGAAGAGCCAGGACAGAGAAAACATCAGCATTAACGTAAAGGTCATCTCCGTCCAGCCTGCTGTCCACTCCCGACTGGACTCCTCAACCACGACGGCAACCACGCCCGAGCCACAAGCGGGTGGCTCTTCCAGCAAATCTGCATCGTCAACTGCAACTACTTCG AAGGGAGCAGCCTACGAGGAGCGGTTCTCCAAGGCGCCTTGCGTGGCCACCGTGTCGGAAGGAATCGCCGTGATGGAGCGCGCCTCCGACGGCTTCAACAGCGCCCAGAACCTGAAGAAGAAAATCGTCTTCTCCAAGGAGCGGCGAGCTGCCAAGACGCTAGGTATCATCACCGGAGTGTTCATCGTGTGCTGGCTGCCGTTCTTCCTGGTGGCGCTGATCGAGCCTTTCTGCGCCAGCTGCACCATCTCCCCCCTCGGCAGGAGCGTCATCACCTGGCTGGGGTACGCCAACTCCGCCATGAACCCGGTCCTCTACGGCTTCGTCAACAAGGACTTCCAGAAGGCCTTCCAGAAGATATTTAGAAGAAGGAACAACTACTAA